In the Salvia miltiorrhiza cultivar Shanhuang (shh) chromosome 8, IMPLAD_Smil_shh, whole genome shotgun sequence genome, CACAAAGTACCTtcaaaggttttttttttttttaatgcaacTTTAGAATCAGTTAGAGTAGATTCATATCATTGTTTCAGCGTTGATGGCATGTTACCTCATAAATGCATAACATAATATTCAAAAGTTGACGTGGCACAAATATGACGATGTCATAAATAAACAGAACCTGAAGAACCATGTCAGCATATTTATGGTGGCACcaacgaagagagagagagagagagattcaatGCAGTAGAAGTAAGGGTCCCACTACAAGATCTGACGTCAAGGAACTCCAAATCGAATGAaaggaaaaattgaaagaaacTTCTGAAAATGACTGAGTAATTGCATGAGGTACTTGACCAAAATATGCTCACATATATGTTCCAAGTGTAATAATGGGTTATTGGCGttaaaatacaccaattttaaTCGATTTTTGACTTTGCACACCAACTTTAAAATTGTGacaaaaatacacaaacttaacaattcatgtaatttcatcaaGATTGAGATTTTCGTCCAAAATAAAGCCGAATTGGTCCACAGAGTTGAAATTCATAATGTACAACAGAGTTGATACAATTAAATCTAAAAATTGTAGTACATTATTGTAgttttcggtcgttaagactttaacgaccgaattttcgagtttaacgaccgaaaattcggtcgttagagccgcgttttcttgtagtgtcaaTAAAATCctgatttaaaaatatatatattcaagaaacaatagggccggatggccctattgaAGATGGAAACTCAAATTTTGGCCACAAAATGAAAAATCACAATATTTGGCAATCTTTTATGTGTCATACCTAATTTACCCTTTTAACTTAGTAGATCCAACTCAATTTTCTTTGACCCGTCGGATCTAGCTTGCTTTCCTCATCttcctccccctctctctctctcatcttcctctctctctctctctctctctctctctctcaacacacaacacacaccaAGACTGACGTCGCCCCCTTCTTCCTCGGTGGAGAGCACCGCCGTCAGCCACAACTGTCGGCCACCCCTCGCTCGTCACCCTCTCAACtcactctctcgtctctcacctCTTCTCCCTCCAAAAACACAACACCCTCACTGAagcaaatctctctctctctctctctctctctctctctctctttctgttTGAAGGCCCTGTCGCCAACCTCGTCGGCGCGCGCGGGTATGCTCTTTGCCGCCGCAGCCGatttggggctagggctttGCCGCCGCGACCACCGCTGATTTTTCCTCTAGCATCTGGTTTGGGTGTGTGTCGAGTGGGATAGAAGGAAGCGTTGGCGGTGTTGGGTTGCTATTGTTATGAAATTGAAGGAAAATGGGGGGCtggatttggggatctagggtttggaggtggatctgatctgatcgttgcgccgcctcctccatcggcagatctgatctccgcctccttcgatttcaacCATcaacagatctgatctgatctgtatttgtgttgtacgtatggcactattagtgccataagtgcacatttccccctagggtttagatattccatttagggtttagattatcatttggggtttagatatttcgtttatggtttagattatccatttagggtttagatgttccatttagggtttaaatgatgttgtttctgtatttgtgctgcacgtatggcacttatggcactattagtgacATAaatgccaaaatgactattttacttggttttattttggatttccgttggcacttatggcactaatggccaacggaaatccaaaataaaaccaaagtaaaatcttggcacttatggcactaggCACTAATAGTGCCCAACCcaacccggcacgcgacccgcgtgcctgatcctacccggtccgcttcattaagggtaaaaacatccaattcaataaaaatggccaaattttgtgttttttcaatgtgtggccataaattgtgttttatgctacattttggctacttcaaaatttttctcatatttaatttatacaaagtgtaatgttaattaaagttattaaataaatttaaaaagtacTCCATAATAAAAATTTGCACTATGTATATActattcatcataataaatatttttatacaaacgtaaataaaaagttataatttttttaatgaagagaaagaaaataaaatattctaatattttcataacttattcatttttgatgattttatactatattgaatttgagatacatattgattattttttttatgatcaaatttgatgacatttaaataataattacaatataaaaaggttaaaaaaaatagtgaaaattttggtggaagaagaaatagaaaaagaaaggaaaaaaaaaaactcatcttttatatattatagataTAGATTCCAGGTATTATTATTGTCTTTTTTTTCTCAAGAaaatgtattattttatttacattgtATAATATTGCTGTATTTTCATTTCGTGCATAGCACATGAGAAAATAATAGTTAACCTAAGAGAGAGATTACTATAGTGGTTTTCTTAGAAGAAATGCGCGAAAAGAGACTCTTAGCATATGCTtctactttttttatttaatccaTTATTATTGCAGCAGATTATTTATAATTAGTATCATGTACTAATCCACAAAGGACCTTTATGTACCAAGTTATCATAAAAAACACATGCAatataaaattaacaaataataatatgcCTTATAActacaatattaaatattacAAACTGATCTAcaacaaaattataatataaatttgaataaGAGCGATGAAAAGAATTGTTTAACTTAATATTACCAACAAATTTCACTCATACACGCCATTGCATAATTGAAACTATCAAatttaactatattttttttgtatttacaTACAAAATAGGGTTATTTACGAAAGAAATAATGTTAttttaggtattttttttaaagacaaATGAAAAGAAGGAAACTTCATTGTATAATTAAAAGTTCTCAAGTATACATTAGAaaatacaagtaaaaaaaaaagtatacatTAGAAAATACGATGGAATTGTGTAGTGATCCAACATATTTTGGTAAGTGGCTACtttatttcaaagttaaatactttttttatataattaaaataagaaaactaaaataattatagatgcactacattttaaaaaatgtaagaAAACGTTTATTATGTTTACTAAGTATCTTAGTATTTTGTTTTTCTAGTAGCCCAAATAATTTGAGCCCAAACATTATTATTCAAGCCCAAAATTCTGAGCCCACCAAAGAACTCACCCTTATAAAAAAGTCCATAATCGCAAACTCCATCCGTTGCAATTTCAACCCTTTTTTCAGATTCAATCACAACTAATCTCGCAAGCGTCGCCCAACACTCTCCCTTTCTTCACATTAAATCTCACCGCCGATTAAGGATGACGAGCAGAAGAGCTGCTGTTTCTGCAATCGATCTCATTCATAATGGAAGAGGATTTCTCAATCAATGGTCGCATAAATCGGGTATTATCTCTCCtccattctctctcttctcttccaaGGCTTTTCAACCTAAGCAGCCCAGAATCGATTTCAGCTGTGTTAAAGAATTAAATGATGCTATTGAATTGTTTCAAAAAATGAAGAGTATGCAGCGGGAGCCTTCTGTTCTCGTGTATAATAAATTTATGAGTGTTTGTGTAAAGATTGAGCAGTACTCTTTTGCCCTTGATgtgttcgatgaaatgcttAGGATGGGTGTCCCAGTTAATGTTTACACAATGAATATTGCTGTGAACTGCTGTTGTCTCTTGAAAGATATAAAATCTGGCTTTGCTATAATGGGTTTATTTTTCAAGAGTGGTTGCGAACCAAATGTCGCGACATTCAACACTCTGATTAAAGGGTTGTTTTTAAATCATAAGGTGGCCGAGGCTGGGAAATTGTTCAATATGCTTTTGCGTTTCAGAATATGTGAGCCTAATGATGTTATGATTGTGACGATGGTAGATGGGCTTTGTAAATCAGGAAATGTCCTTCCAGCGAGAGATTTAGTTCGTAGATTAGAAAGAAGTAGGTTGAGACCTAATGTCAAGGCTTATACTGCATTACTCGACGGGCTATGCAAATTTGGAATGGTGGATGATGCTCTCCAGCTCCTATCCGCGATGATCGAAAAGGGTATTACACCCAATGTTGTCACGTACAGCTCGATGATTCAGGGGTTGTGCGACCTAGGGAGACTGGAGGATGTTAAGGTTCTAGTGAATGATATGTCCAATTCTAATATTTCTCTCAATGTCGTAACTTTTAGTATATTGATTGATGCATACTGCAAGGAGAGAAAGATGAAAGAGGCTGAAGATTTGTTGGAAATTATGAAGCAACGTAACGTATGCCCTAATGTTGTCACTTATACTGCGATAATGGAGGGGTATTGTTTGAGAGGGGAAATTGACAAAGCACGACAAGTACTTGATTCCATGGTTGACAAGGGACTTAAGCCTAATATTGTTACCTACAACTGCTTATTAAATGGATATTGCAGAAAGGGGAGAATAGACGAAGCTTGGCTTCATTTTCTGGAATTTCCTTGTAAAGGTCTGGAGCATGATACAGTTGCTTACACAACCATGATTCATGGACTGTTTAGTAAGCGTAGATTTTCCGAGGGCTGGAAGCTTTTCAAGGATATGGAAGCTCGACGAGTATGTCCTGATATATATACTTATAGTACATTGTTGGATGGGCTGTGCAGGAATGGGGAGACTGATAAAGCTCTTTCTTTTCTGCATACGATTGAAGGGAAAGGAGTTGATCTCGATAGAGTTACATATGGGGCTGTCATTAATGGATTATGCCAAAATGGGAAACTTGATGTTGCCAGAGATCTTTTCAACCAACTGCCTTCTAGAGGTGTGCTACCTAATGCTCGAATGTATACAATGATCATTGATGCACTTTGTCATGAAGGTTCTACGGAGGAGGCACAATGTTTGCTTACAGAGATGCAGAGTCATGGTTGTGCACCTACCAGCGTGACATACAACATCATGACACGAAGTTTCCTAAAGAAGAAAGAGCTTAGCAAGGCAATACCATACTTGGAAGTAATGCGCGAAAAGGGACTCTCAGCAGATGTTTCTACTCTTTCCATGCTCATTGATCAAATGCAAGGAAAAACTAAAGATGATGTTCTTCTCAAATTGATGAAGGATGTTTTGC is a window encoding:
- the LOC130999756 gene encoding putative pentatricopeptide repeat-containing protein At1g12700, mitochondrial, whose translation is MTSRRAAVSAIDLIHNGRGFLNQWSHKSGIISPPFSLFSSKAFQPKQPRIDFSCVKELNDAIELFQKMKSMQREPSVLVYNKFMSVCVKIEQYSFALDVFDEMLRMGVPVNVYTMNIAVNCCCLLKDIKSGFAIMGLFFKSGCEPNVATFNTLIKGLFLNHKVAEAGKLFNMLLRFRICEPNDVMIVTMVDGLCKSGNVLPARDLVRRLERSRLRPNVKAYTALLDGLCKFGMVDDALQLLSAMIEKGITPNVVTYSSMIQGLCDLGRLEDVKVLVNDMSNSNISLNVVTFSILIDAYCKERKMKEAEDLLEIMKQRNVCPNVVTYTAIMEGYCLRGEIDKARQVLDSMVDKGLKPNIVTYNCLLNGYCRKGRIDEAWLHFLEFPCKGLEHDTVAYTTMIHGLFSKRRFSEGWKLFKDMEARRVCPDIYTYSTLLDGLCRNGETDKALSFLHTIEGKGVDLDRVTYGAVINGLCQNGKLDVARDLFNQLPSRGVLPNARMYTMIIDALCHEGSTEEAQCLLTEMQSHGCAPTSVTYNIMTRSFLKKKELSKAIPYLEVMREKGLSADVSTLSMLIDQMQGKTKDDVLLKLMKDVLPKDFPS